In the Acidimicrobiia bacterium genome, GACGAACGCGAACTGCGATGCGCCCGTGAAGGTCAGGCCGGACAGCGCCATGGCTTGCAGCAGTGACAGGCCGCTCGTCGAGGCGAACACCCCGAAGGTCACGCCGACCACACCGACCGCGGCGGACAATGCGAAACCATCGCGACGGTAGGAGGTATCGGGCATGACGCTGGAGTGTACCGAACGTCCGCCAGGGGCTGTCAATACCGAGGCTATGGGCCTCGGCCGACAGTAGCTGTCGAGCCCGCATGAGCGGTTTGGCTCGGTTAGCCCACTACGCTGGCGCCCATGGTTACCCAGGAAATTGCCGCAACCGACTCCTACGCTTCCTCGATCGACGCCACGGTTGTGGCAGTGCTCGATGAAGGCATCGTGCTCGATTCGACCGTTTTCTACGCGAGAGGTGGCGGCCAGCCGGGTGATTCAGGGGTGTTGGCCGGCGACTTCGGTGAACTCGCCATCACTGACACGTTCCGGATGAAAGGCGACCCCGTCCATCAGTTCGAAGGAAAGCCGCCGAAGGTTGGTGAACGGGTTACCGCCTCGATCGATTGGGATCGCCGGTATCTCTTGATGCGCACCCATACGGCGCTTCACGCTCTCACGGCAGTGATCTACCGGGACTTTGGTGCCAAGGTCACCGGCGGTGACATGA is a window encoding:
- a CDS encoding alanyl-tRNA editing protein: MVTQEIAATDSYASSIDATVVAVLDEGIVLDSTVFYARGGGQPGDSGVLAGDFGELAITDTFRMKGDPVHQFEGKPPKVGERVTASIDWDRRYLLMRTHTALHALTAVIYRDFGAKVTGGDMKPGIARMDFELASMSREFAEDIARKLNEELHRGYDTEIRFLERDVALADPDLIRTKVNLLPDSLKTIRVVDIVGLDRQADGGTHVRSTLEVGSIQVIKTESKGKANKRMRIEII